A genomic window from Arthrobacter globiformis includes:
- a CDS encoding FadR/GntR family transcriptional regulator — translation MTRQLEDTASPAGASRTNASGIGAGALAGIDRRSAIDAVRLRIGMAISLGLLKPGERLPDQEDVALGLSVSPITARRALASLADQGVVVRRRGRAGGTFVADDPPRQVLAELTASPAESQAVNRLVDRRLLFECAVTHYAAVNATPEQLDELERLTRDMASSANWSDYHQADEQFHQLVGTASGLGTAVEVYHETLAELYAYFIPYPIELLHKSNCDHVALVAALRAGDIQSAVEVSRKHVDILHRTMFMGLAARTNT, via the coding sequence ATGACCCGTCAGTTGGAGGACACCGCCTCCCCCGCCGGCGCCTCGCGCACCAATGCATCCGGCATCGGCGCGGGAGCGCTGGCCGGCATCGACCGCCGGAGCGCCATCGACGCCGTGCGCCTGCGCATCGGCATGGCCATCTCGCTGGGACTGCTGAAGCCCGGCGAGCGCCTGCCGGACCAGGAGGACGTGGCGCTGGGCCTGTCCGTCAGCCCGATCACTGCCCGGCGAGCGCTGGCGAGCCTGGCGGACCAGGGCGTGGTGGTCCGCCGCCGCGGCCGGGCCGGCGGGACCTTCGTGGCGGACGATCCGCCGCGTCAGGTGCTGGCGGAGCTGACGGCATCGCCGGCCGAGTCGCAGGCGGTAAACCGGCTGGTGGACCGGCGGCTGCTGTTCGAATGCGCGGTGACCCACTACGCGGCCGTCAATGCCACGCCGGAACAGCTGGACGAGCTCGAGCGGCTGACCCGGGACATGGCTTCTTCTGCCAACTGGTCGGACTACCACCAGGCGGACGAGCAGTTCCACCAGCTGGTGGGCACAGCGTCAGGGCTGGGGACCGCCGTCGAGGTTTACCACGAGACGCTCGCCGAGCTCTATGCCTACTTCATCCCCTACCCCATCGAGCTGCTGCACAAATCCAACTGCGACCACGTCGCCCTGGTGGCGGCCCTCCGGGCGGGCGACATTCAGAGCGCGGTGGAGGTCTCCCGCAAGCACGTGGACATCCTGCACCGCACGATGTTCATGGGTCTGGCGGCGCGAACGAACACTTAA
- a CDS encoding DinB family protein produces the protein MPSLPATLVPAVFSQPLRAQFDTFLDEHRALLNACLDGLTEEQARRSLVSSRTTLLGLVKHATFVEKVWFDEAITCRSRAEIGIPATPDESFILEDRDTITSIQEAHRDACEASRRAASRLELDDVVSGNRRGPLPLRWVYLHMLRELAQHCGHADILREQILSR, from the coding sequence ATGCCCAGCCTCCCCGCAACGCTCGTCCCGGCCGTCTTCAGCCAGCCGCTCCGAGCCCAGTTCGACACCTTCCTCGACGAGCACCGCGCCCTGCTCAATGCCTGCCTCGACGGACTGACCGAGGAGCAGGCACGCCGCTCTTTGGTGTCATCCCGGACAACGCTGCTGGGCCTGGTCAAGCATGCGACCTTCGTGGAAAAGGTCTGGTTCGATGAAGCGATCACGTGCCGGTCGCGTGCGGAGATCGGCATCCCGGCCACGCCGGATGAGTCGTTCATCCTTGAGGACCGGGACACGATTACCAGCATCCAAGAGGCCCACCGCGACGCCTGCGAGGCCTCGCGCCGGGCGGCGTCCCGGCTGGAGCTCGACGACGTGGTCAGCGGCAACCGCCGAGGCCCGCTCCCGCTGCGGTGGGTGTACCTGCACATGCTGCGGGAGCTCGCCCAGCACTGCGGGCACGCGGACATCCTGCGCGAGCAGATCCTCAGCCGCTGA
- a CDS encoding carbon-nitrogen hydrolase family protein: protein MQRILPLIAAQAAPRLIGEPVSAFADEVKAALETKPDSKLVVFPELHLFGDGTPDRQSTEALQDSAEPLGGPRVKELKELAADLGIWLVPGSVCERGPEGQLFNTQLVLSPEGELAGYYRKIFPWRPFEPYDPGDRFTTVDLAGIGRVGLNICYDAWYPEVSRQLAWMGAEVILNVVKTTTPDRRQELVLAKANAIVNQVFVVSVNCAGPTGQGKSIIVDPEGNTIAEAENDAPVLLTADLDLAAVEHVRTHGTENLNRPWSQFRDGEAAVELPVYQGRINPLTWTPPSFNA, encoded by the coding sequence ATGCAACGCATCCTTCCCCTCATAGCTGCCCAGGCCGCGCCCCGGCTCATCGGAGAACCCGTTTCGGCCTTCGCGGACGAGGTCAAAGCTGCCCTCGAAACCAAACCGGACAGCAAACTCGTCGTCTTCCCGGAGCTCCACCTCTTTGGCGACGGGACCCCGGACCGGCAGAGCACCGAAGCCCTGCAGGATTCGGCCGAGCCGCTGGGAGGACCGAGAGTGAAAGAGCTGAAGGAGCTCGCCGCGGACCTGGGCATCTGGCTGGTCCCGGGCAGCGTCTGCGAGCGCGGCCCGGAAGGCCAGCTGTTCAACACGCAGCTGGTGCTGTCCCCGGAAGGGGAGCTGGCCGGCTACTACCGGAAGATCTTCCCCTGGCGCCCGTTTGAACCGTACGATCCCGGCGACCGGTTCACCACCGTGGACCTGGCCGGCATCGGCAGGGTGGGCCTGAACATCTGCTACGACGCCTGGTACCCGGAGGTCTCCCGCCAGCTGGCCTGGATGGGCGCCGAGGTGATCCTCAACGTCGTGAAGACCACCACCCCTGACCGCCGGCAGGAGCTGGTGCTGGCCAAGGCGAACGCCATCGTGAACCAGGTGTTCGTGGTCAGCGTAAATTGCGCCGGCCCCACCGGCCAGGGAAAGAGCATCATCGTCGACCCCGAGGGCAACACCATTGCGGAGGCCGAGAACGACGCGCCGGTGCTGCTCACAGCGGACCTGGACCTGGCCGCCGTCGAACACGTCCGCACCCACGGGACGGAGAACCTCAACCGTCCCTGGTCCCAGTTCCGGGACGGCGAGGCCGCCGTCGAACTGCCCGTCTACCAGGGCCGGATCAATCCGCTGACCTGGACGCCCCCGTCCTTCAATGCCTAA
- a CDS encoding GmrSD restriction endonuclease domain-containing protein — protein MASPTGGYPFEGDANGKALLNTLVRQAPGGPRFDESAFEYPIVGPDGCTTRERVIIDGASEHTLGSPCTVLYPQWVSVWDVTVLVDPAEVDVAHMVPLEEAWYSGAWAWTAKQRRDFANDLSNSISLRVLTAATNAERGSSDPAHWWPPYSGAHCGYAAEWVWVKTRWNLSVDPAEYAALMTQLDEMETNNCRDKPVYVPPPGLTPGVGPASIIGGIGAPSGTIYSLISVQAFNANHKVVRETRVRPEGLYELTGLPPGNYTVKFLGGTSGTSDQWYSDQGPGGPPEVIPLAAGRIASGISVGMVADPGSAAPDSAPPGSAR, from the coding sequence GTGGCTTCGCCGACGGGTGGGTATCCATTCGAAGGAGACGCCAACGGCAAGGCGCTGCTGAACACCCTGGTCCGGCAGGCGCCGGGAGGTCCCCGATTCGATGAGTCCGCCTTCGAGTACCCCATAGTGGGACCCGACGGGTGCACCACCCGCGAAAGGGTAATAATCGACGGCGCCAGCGAGCATACGCTCGGCTCGCCCTGCACCGTGCTCTACCCGCAGTGGGTGTCCGTCTGGGATGTCACCGTTTTGGTGGACCCGGCCGAGGTAGATGTTGCCCACATGGTCCCGCTGGAAGAGGCCTGGTACTCCGGGGCGTGGGCATGGACCGCGAAGCAGCGCCGCGACTTCGCCAATGACCTGTCCAACAGCATTTCTTTGAGAGTCCTGACAGCCGCCACGAACGCGGAGCGGGGATCGTCGGACCCGGCCCACTGGTGGCCGCCATACTCCGGAGCCCACTGCGGCTACGCCGCGGAATGGGTGTGGGTTAAGACCCGCTGGAACCTGAGCGTCGATCCTGCCGAATACGCGGCACTCATGACCCAGCTCGACGAAATGGAAACAAACAACTGCCGCGACAAGCCCGTCTACGTTCCACCACCCGGCCTTACCCCCGGGGTGGGCCCGGCATCGATCATCGGAGGCATCGGGGCGCCGTCCGGCACCATCTACAGCCTCATCAGCGTGCAGGCATTCAACGCAAACCATAAGGTGGTGCGGGAAACCCGGGTGCGGCCCGAGGGACTCTACGAACTGACGGGACTTCCGCCCGGCAACTACACGGTCAAGTTCCTTGGCGGCACCAGCGGGACATCTGACCAGTGGTACAGCGACCAAGGCCCGGGCGGACCGCCCGAGGTGATCCCGTTGGCTGCCGGCAGGATTGCCAGCGGTATATCGGTGGGGATGGTCGCAGATCCAGGATCGGCAGCGCCGGATTCGGCACCACCGGGTTCGGCACGGTGA
- a CDS encoding GntR family transcriptional regulator has protein sequence MSRVSAVSIVEAIASDIRARVFSGELPALHALTETEVASSYDVARPTAKAAIEKLVAEGLLVRGVHKTARVADLGPESVRDIYLARAYLESEVLRRLASSRTVPDEAVRANQDIAALKTGAPLDVVEPDMRFHTSLVDALGNQRISKMYLSLVGEVRLCMSRVQSLHLLDTNLIQAEHQKLLELIGEGKGDAAARLLDEHLGRARERLVAAMGGEAGPEADLPSKLTG, from the coding sequence GTGAGCCGTGTTTCAGCTGTATCGATCGTCGAAGCGATCGCCTCGGACATCAGAGCCCGGGTCTTTTCCGGCGAGCTCCCGGCGCTGCACGCGCTGACGGAAACCGAGGTCGCGTCCTCCTACGACGTCGCCCGGCCCACAGCAAAAGCCGCGATCGAGAAGCTCGTGGCGGAGGGGCTGCTGGTCAGGGGAGTGCACAAAACCGCCCGCGTGGCCGACCTCGGCCCTGAATCCGTCCGCGACATTTACCTTGCACGGGCCTACCTGGAGAGCGAGGTGCTCCGGCGGCTGGCGTCCAGCCGGACCGTGCCGGACGAGGCCGTGCGGGCCAACCAGGACATCGCTGCCCTGAAGACGGGCGCGCCCCTTGACGTGGTGGAGCCGGACATGCGGTTCCACACCAGCCTGGTGGACGCCCTGGGCAACCAGCGCATCAGCAAGATGTACCTGTCGCTGGTGGGGGAGGTGCGGCTCTGCATGTCCCGGGTGCAGTCACTGCATCTGCTGGACACAAACCTCATCCAGGCGGAGCACCAGAAGCTCCTTGAACTGATCGGGGAGGGCAAGGGCGACGCCGCCGCGCGGCTCCTGGACGAACACCTCGGGCGTGCACGGGAACGGCTGGTCGCCGCCATGGGTGGGGAAGCGGGCCCGGAGGCGGACCTGCCGTCAAAGCTGACGGGGTAG